A part of Diprion similis isolate iyDipSimi1 chromosome 12, iyDipSimi1.1, whole genome shotgun sequence genomic DNA contains:
- the LOC124413097 gene encoding secretory carrier-associated membrane protein 5, whose translation MSGFDENPFGEPALNDPFSDPAVRQAASSTPANRGIEDYNPFADQGSQGATQARGASNPPIYGGVGATQQPATLQPTNQEVPPPNYTRSAQQTVTPTPAVTSPPAPDRRQEEEWKARRDEEMRNTPYYARRNNWPPLPEKCCFQPCVYQDIDVDIPADFQKIVRQLYYLWMFHGCVMVLNVVGGFALLLHSQGFSTFGLAILYLLLFTPFSFLCWYRPAYKAFRSDSSFNFMVFFFVFFFQFVVTVIQALGISGSGTCGIIIAIQSFDGTGSGVFVGILLLIIAIGYAVAAVGDILLLSKIHRIYRSTGASVAKAQQEFTSTFLRNEHVQNAAGNVAASAVRSQMANSNQPRY comes from the exons ATGTCCGGTTTTGACGAAAATCCCTTTGGGGAACCAGCTTTGAACGACCCATTCTCG GATCCCGCAGTTCGACAAGCCGCCAGCTCGACTCCTGCCAACAGGGGTATCGAAGATTACAATCCCTTTGCGGACCAAGGATCACAGGGGGCAACACAGGCAAGAGGAGCTTCGAACCCGCCCATTTATGGAGGTGTAGGAGCCACTCAACAACCTGCTACACTTCAGCCTACAAATCAGGAGGTTCCACCACCTAATTACACCCGAAGTGCGCAGCAGACAGTGACCCCTACACCTGCAGTTACCTCACCTCCAGCACCAGAC CGTCGACAGGAAGAGGAATGGAAAGCGAGGAGAGATGAGGAAATGAGAAATACGCCATACTATG caaGACGAAACAATTGGCCACCATTGCCTGAAAAGTGTTGTTTTCAACCATGTGTCTATCAGGATATCGATGTTGATATTCCTGCTGACTTCCAAAAGATTGTTAGACAACTTTACTACCTTTggatgt TTCATGGATGTGTGATGGTGTTAAACGTGGTCGGTGGATTTGCATTGCTGCTACATAGCCAAGGATTTTCTACATTTGGTCTTGCCATCCTTTATCTTCTGCTGTTTACTCCattttcattcctctgctgGTATAGGCCGGCATACAAGGCTTTCAG gAGTGACagttcttttaatttcatggtctttttcttcgtattcTTTTTCCAATTCGTTGTGACGGTTATTCAAGCTCTTGGGATATCTGGATCAGGCACATG CGGAATAATCATAGCAATTCAGTCATTTGATGGTACAGGATCGGGAGTATTTGTCGGTATTCTTTTACTCATTATTGCTATTGGCTACGCAGTGGCGGCAGTTGGTGACATACTTTTGTTATCCAAG ATCCACCGTATCTATCGCAGTACAGGGGCTAGTGTTGCAAAGGCACAACAAGAATTTACCTCAACGTTCCTGCGAAATGAACACGTGCAGAACGCTGCTGGAAACGTAGCTGCAAGTGCAGTTCGTTCACAGATGGCTAACTCGAACCAACCACGATATTAA
- the LOC124413184 gene encoding TP53-binding protein 1-like has translation MAESQENDNPVVDSQDTYYEKDANTGESQMLDESQDFALVVAEDSDESITSRSQAVKNVCEPEAGGDSVEQKTILAETQLIKDSPTKPDIVHETQNIHIHERKLSEEKDIQSLNMEDNAHDSKCNEKKGSDEEEIIQGTPPQISSPSRKRKADSFDEPATKIQRTLSQRDALKLDRNMANADTKLIVNEVPIEDEQKQLDILSENTEDIDDAEKLKPCVTQSQQKNVIIAETQDSDEFEPVISSDLSALGNTSSNVKSDESDQKNTSSPDKRDSELDTANSKPNSFDSNSALSDNEKVVPQPDGKMLIEASDETSERTTNGEDVQETTEDDKMCNTTDDSPNIVSADLIEKQSCKSTKFSEKKGNVSHEVDKEFFNVPLPTSDSNSESTCDTGSHGSNKSRMSIEVIYDRKSSSQEKKRCLGLVEIDEEGEKIILDDSNEESPKNTTIYKSCLDSKTNSDSSYKSTGGAEVHKHNDDSQILDCHTSNEDDLTMSSNAKTVSLVSESDPFADDVVLGQNKGETSESVADDLNTEQRFRSSPKLNDTLEMVNVVTDSEGDSLVGNVNAQKSSDNKIDNSLNTSLGIKTTIIEKKTRFYVDLKYILHIDETTKEIMYKEVTDVHCEPVIEHSAARRNSDVSGCLADISGNANKDNSPGSVMSNPQLFSLPPSRLSIASTVSSSSSLSSAASLAAKLLKNTNFSEPKGRAKHARKPTMEVLSEEKITDGWKNTRLISEALLQSANAFIHSPESFQLDNEPGKIEDKVLSSTPEVIQDTEMPPQVSTPKSTKDKKLLKRKRATNGTAKSNGIRKVSPEIVTTSQEARLHVNKKRESIDSIQSDKLSKQVSSLSTPVSLSTRTEKLRSLTPQNLPNDELIGKVVFAKWSDNTYYPGEVTGKTKDKYRIKFYDGKSKLVMEEFVIPMPESLREGLSVYATSKEDSYASMGIILKSENVKNVIYYTVEMDTGEKIRVQINDISLMPGQAQILKEEIDVASQNLPKTPQHLGQVSLDNLVDGKRRSRRAATPTVSTPKLRKVISPRSNKTTKSISPSGSGLPKLKGNKQAMSSSESETKTNESDISATDDVDGVEPELLAMPSVPISKGPSDRMKGRGRGKSKQIQDDAELGPIPPPSSSIFENMSFILTSTSSDVISRHHTDDSCSEPGTENEEEWLKTPFVKDRVKKQLINGGGIVYDSFKQIPQSEYKKVKLITNVPNLTAKSIQCLSVGIPTYSHNWVIQCCRDNKTLKPTPYELPAGWSEEKRKYIESYDRLIKQPFSGMIIALPVLDNRNVINRTIQFWRSICENAGAVVQIVNDPETDLSHVTAVLTDNRCPSWLVEKADSLQIPLVSTVWIVQCIIVGQSLQYDSHPKYSYNFMQP, from the exons ATGGCTGAAAGTCAAGAAAATGATAATCCCGTAGTAGATTCACAAGACacttattatgaaaaagatgCAAACACAGGGGAAAGCCAAATGTTGGATGAAAGTCAAGATTTTGCTTTGGTTGTTGCTGAAGACTCGGATGAAAGTATAACATCTCGGTCCCAAGCTGTGAAAAATGTCTGCGAACCTGAAGCTGGTGGAGACTCTGTAGAACAAAAAACTATCCTAGCAGAGACACAACTCATTAAAGATAGTCCGACAAAACCTGATATTGTTCATGAGACACAAAATATTCATATCCACGAAAGGAAACTGAGTGAAGAAAAGGATATTCAAAGTTTAAACATGGAGGACAATGCTCATGATTcaaaatgtaatgaaaaaaaggggagcgatgaagaagaaattattcaaggtACTCCACCTCAAATTTCTTCTCCATCCAGGAAACGTAAGGCTGATTCTTTTGACGAACCAGCAACTAAGATCCAGCGAACTCTATCACAAAGAGATGCCTTAAAACTGGATAGAAACATGGCAAATGCagatacaaaattaattgtaaaCGAAGTACCTATTGAGGATGAACAAAAACAATTAGATATCCTTTCTGAAAATACCGAAGATATTGACGATGCAGAGAAATTAAAACCATGCGTTACCCAAAGTCAacagaaaaatgtaattattgcAGAAACACAAGATTCAGATGAATTTGAACCAgttatttcaagtgatttaTCCGCCTTGGGAAATACAAGTTCAAATGTTAAATCAGATGAATCTGATCAAAAGAATACAAGTTCCCCAGATAAACGTGATTCAGAACTTGATACAGCTAATAGTAAGCCCAATTCATTTGACAGTAACAGTGCTTTGTCAGACAACGAAAAAGTGGTTCCACAACCTGATGGAAAGATGTTGATCGAAGCCTCTGATGAGACATCAGAAAGGACTACCAACGGAGAGGATGTACAAGAAACAACTGAAGATGATAAAATGTGCAATACTACGGATGACAGCCCAAATATTGTAAGTGCAGATTTGATTGAGAAACAGAGTTGCAAAAGTACAAAGTTTAGCGAAAAGAAAGGTAATGTTTCCCACGAAGTGGACAaggaatttttcaacgtaccTCTGCCAACTAGTGACAGTAACTCGGAATCTACTTGCGACACAGGATCTCATGGCTCAAATAAGTCACGAATGAGCATAGAGGTAATATACGACAGAAAATCTTCAagccaagagaaaaaaaggtgtTTAGGCTTGGTGGAAATTGATGAAGAAggggagaaaattattttggatGATTCAAATGAGGAAAGCCCtaaaaatacaacaatttaTAAGAGCTGCTTGGACAGCAAAACTAACAGTGACTCGAGCTACAAGTCCACAGGTGGTGCAGAAGTCCACAAACACAATGATGACAGCCAAATATTAGATTGTCATACATCAAATGAAGATGATTTAACTATGAGTAGCAATGCAAAGACGGTCAGTCTGGTCAGCGAATCTGATCCATTTGCTGATGATGTAGTGCTGGGACAGAATAAAGGCGAGACCTCTGAGTCCGTTGCAGATGACCTAAATACAGAACAAAGATTTCGATCCAGCCCTAAACTAAATGACACCTTGGAGATGGTGAATGTTGTTACTGACAGTGAAGGAGATAGTCTTGTCGGCAATGTTAATGCACAAAAATCAtctgataataaaattgataattctTTGAACACGTCATTGGGGAtcaaaacaacaataattgaaaaaaaaacgcgattCTATGTTGACTTGAAGTACATATTACACATTGACGAAACTACCAAAGAAATAATGTATAAAGAAGTAACGGATGTGCACTGCGAGCCAGTAATTGAACATTCGGCTGCTCGAAGAAATAGTGATGTATCTGGATGTCTAGCTGACATATCTGGGAATGCAAACAAAGATAATTCTCCAGGATCTGTCATGAGCAATCCTCAACTGTTTTCACTTCCCCCATCTAGGCTTTCCATTGCATCAACGGTAAGCTCCTCAAGTTCCTTGTCTAGTGCTGCTTCTTTGGCTGCAAAACTACTGAAGAACACCAACTTCTCAGAACCAAAAGGTCGTGCGAAACATGCTAGAAAGCCAACAATGGAAGTGCTctcggaagaaaaaataactgatgGATGGAAGAATACTCGCTTAATTTCAGAAGCGCTCTTGCAGTCTGCAAATGCTTTCATTCATTCCCCAGAAAGCTTCCAGCTTGATAACGAAcctggcaaaattgaagataaagTATTATCGTCTACGCCAGAAGTAATACAAGATACAGAAATGCCTCCACAAGTGTCAACTCCAAAAAGTACAAAGGATAAAAAACTACTAAAACGAAAACGTGCAACTAATGGAACTGCGAAAAGCAATGGTATCAGGAAAGTCTCACCAGAAATAGTAACTACGAGTCAAGAAGCTAGACTGCATGTTAACAAAAAACGTGAGAGCATCGACAGTATTCAATCAGATAAGCTAtcgaaacaagtttcaagtttatCAACGCCTGTTAGCCTGAGCACAAGAACAGAAAAGCTCAGAAGTCTGACTCCACAAAATTTGCCAAATGATGAATTGATAGGCAAAGTCGTATTTGCCAAATGGTCAGACAATACTTATTATCCAGGTGAAGTTACTGGTAAAACTAAAGACAAATATAGGATAAAGTTTTACGACGGTAAAAGTAAACTCGTGATGGAGGAATTTGTAATACCTATGCCTGAATCATTGAGGGAAGGTTTGTCTGTTTATGCTACTAGCAAAGAGGACAGCTATGCATCAATGgggataattttgaaatccgAGAACGTTAAAAATgtgatatattatacagttgAAATGGACACTGGTGAGAAAATTAGAGTCCAAATTAACGACATATCCTTGATGCCAGGGCAGGCTCAAATTCTGAAAGAAGAGATAGATGTTGCTTCACAAAATCTACCAAAAACTCCACAGCACTTGGGTCAAGTTAGTCTTGACAACTTAGTAGATGGTAAAAGACGATCAAGGCGAGCTGCTACTCCGACTGTGTCCACACCCAAATTAAGGAAAGTAATTTCTCCAAGATCTAACAAAACAACTAAATCCATATCACCATCTGGGTCTGGTCTTCCAAAACTCAAAGGAAATAAACAAGCAATGTCAAGTTCAGAAAGCGAAACCAAAACGAATGAGTCTGATATTTCAGCAACAGATGATGTGGATGGTGTTGAACCTGAACTACTAGCGATGCCATCAGTTCCAATATCAAAAGGACCTTCAGATAGAATGAAAGGAAGAGGACGAGGCAAGTCTAAGCAAATACAGGACGATGCTGAACTTGGACCTATACCTCCGCCATCGTCgtcaatatttgaaaatatgtctTTCATTTTGACCTCGACCTCATCGGATGTCATTTCACGTCATCATACAGATGATTCATGCTCGGAACCTGGaacagaaaatgaagaagaatggCTTAAAACGCCGTTTGTTAAAGATAgggtgaaaaaacaattaattaatggAGGAGGAATAGTGTACGATTCCTTTAAACAAATACCACAATCTGAATATAAAAAGGTTAAACTTATCACCAATGTGCCAAATTTAACGGCAAAGAGCATACAATGCCTTTCGGTTGGAATTCCAACCTACAGTCACAACTGGGTGATCCAGTGCTGTCGGGAT AATAAAACTCTCAAACCTACTCCATATGAATTGCCAGCTGGTTGGAgtgaagagaaaaggaaatacATTGAATCGTACGATCGATTGATCAAACAACCATTTAGTGGGATGATAATAGCCTTGCCAGTACTGGATAACAGAAACGTGATCAACCGTACAATTCAATTTTGGCGTAGTATCTGTGAGAATGCTGGTGCTGTAGTTCAAATAGTAAACGACCCAG AAACCGATTTGTCTCACGTAACTGCAGTACTGACAGATAATAGATGCCCGTCTTGGCTCGTTGAAAAGGCTGATAGTTTGCAAATTCCCTTGGTATCGACGGTTTGGATTGTACAATGCATAATTGTAGGCCAGTCACTCCAATACGATTCTCATCCTAAATATTCCTATAATTTTATGCAGCCCTGA
- the LOC124413197 gene encoding syntaxin-18, which yields MDISALFKACVKTVRLRNKALGIPSDPKSPLKKTTKQTPFFRKARDVVMQITKLRDFLLENRKAYLNFANHLASQPQMSEAERDQIDLGAQKIMTTCSHLIKDLERELAGFDCARQDLEHREIVLLLIEKYLRDVCKVYSEQKAIRVKRAMEMRKMARLESNTSKLKVSKSSLSVPEVHEERDQLSSSESSPMKIQEINGDVNLLADDEELTAEDIQILESENAQLHNELNTLTEEVKQVESKVVHIAELQEIFTEKVLDQDRNLDRLMTTVVGSTENVKEANEQIRQAIQRNAGLRVWILFFLIVMSFSLLFLDWYND from the coding sequence ATGGACATCAGCGCGTTATTTAAAGCCTGTGTGAAGACTGTACGTCTTCGCAACAAAGCTTTGGGTATACCAAGCGACCCAAAGTCCccattaaaaaaaaccacGAAGCAAACTCCGTTTTTCCGCAAAGCCAGAGACGTTGTAATGCAAATAACAAAGTTGAGAGATTTTTTGTTAGAAAATAGAAAGGCGTATTTAAATTTTGCCAATCACTTAGCGAGTCAGCCACAAATGAGCGAAGCTGAAAGAGATCAAATTGATTTAGGTGCACAGAAGATTATGACCACTTGTTCTCATCTCATAAAAGATCTTGAAAGAGAACTGGCTGGATTTGATTGTGCACGTCAGGATCTAGAACACAGAGAAATAGTACTGCTGTTGATTGAGAAATATTTGCGAGATGTCTGCAAAGTATATTCAGAGCAGAAAGCGATCAGAGTAAAGAGAGCAATGGAGATGAGGAAGATGGCTAGATTAGAATCGAATACAAGCAAACTAAAGGTGTCTAAATCATCGCTCAGTGTACCTGAAGTACACGAGGAACGAGACCAGCTAAGCTCCAGTGAATCGAGTCCAATGAAAATCCAAGAAATCAACGGGGATGTTAATTTATTGGCAGATGACGAGGAGCTCACTGCTGAAGATATTCAAATACTTGAATCTGAAAATGCTCAACTGCATAACGAGTTGAATACGTTAACTGAAGAGGTAAAGCAAGTCGAGAGCAAAGTTGTCCACATTGCCGAACTGCAGGAAATATTTACAGAGAAAGTATTGGATCAGGATAGAAATTTAGATAGATTAATGACAACCGTTGTTGGATCTACAGAAAATGTCAAAGAAGCGAATGAACAAATCCGTCAAGCCATTCAAAGGAACGCTGGTTTGAGAGtatggattttattttttctcattgttatgtcattttcacttttattcttAGACTGGTATAacgattga
- the LOC124413198 gene encoding coatomer subunit epsilon, giving the protein MARQQQADVDELFDVKNHFYIGNYQQCINEAQKVKPSTPEVALERDVFLYRVYIAQRKFRVVLDEINNSSPSDLQPLKMLAEYFANSNRREAIIAELDQLAKNANTDNHNFMIVAATIYYHEKNLESALRILRNADNLECLALTLQIYLKMDRLDLARKELKAMQEKDDDATLTQLAQAWLNISSGGDKLQDAYYIFQEMIDKHSSTSMLLNGQATCFIGQAKYEEAESALQESLDKDSNNPDALINMIVLSQHMGKPPEVVNRYLSQLKDSHLDHPFVKEYLQKEIDFQRLRKQYSPSA; this is encoded by the exons ATGGCACGTCAGCAGCAGGCCGACGTTGATGAGTTATTCGatgttaaaaatcatttttacatcGGTAATTATCAACAATGTATCAACGAAGCGCAAAAAGTGAAG CCGTCTACGCCAGAAGTAGCACTGGAACGAGATGTATTTCTGTACCGAGTCTACATAGCACAAAGAAAATTCCGAGTGGTACTGgacgaaataaataattcatctcCATCAGATCTACAGCCACTGAAAATGCTGGCGGAATACTTTGCCAATTCAAATAGGCGTGAAGCAATCATTGCTGAACTTgaccaattagccaaaaatgCTAATACAGACAATCACAACTTCATGATTGTCGCAGCGACAATTTATTACCATGAAAAGAATTTGGAATCTGCATTAAGAATATTGCGAAATGCAGATAATCTGGAATGCCTCGCTCTTACACTACAAATTTATCTAAAAATGGATCGTCTCGATTTGGCAAGAAAAGAACTTAAAGCAATGCAAGAAAAGGATGACGACGCTACTTTAACCCAATTAGCTCAAGCCTGGCTCAATATAAGTAGCGGAGGTGATAAACTCCAAGACgcgtattatatatttcag GAAATGATTGATAAACATTCTAGCACAAGTATGCTGTTAAATGGACAAGCAACCTGCTTTATTGGACAAGCAAAATATGAAGAGGCAGAATCAGCGTTGCAAGAATCATTGGACAAAGATAGCAACAATCCAGACGCATTGATCAATATGATTGTTCTTTCACAGCATATGGGGAAACCACCAGAAGTTGTAAATCGCTATTTGAGTCAGTTGAAGGACTCCCATTTAGATCATCCTTTTGTTAaggaatatttacaaaaagaaattgattttcagaGGCTTAGAAAACAATATTCACCATCTGCCTGA
- the LOC124413203 gene encoding COMM domain-containing protein 10 — protein MILLDKFFQIGSNKALNKDFIMTSWITLTPRLREGLDIIDRIDSGKLRLLASRICQSLQTSVEGNVFSPSQEEKLSVSLGLNKTELSLLLDTTTLIYAQAAYYVVKPALMESDMKETFAIQNEKADVLVQIWATYAKSIVDELLQKSIFPVQVTEINWNLNVQSSSTVMAKDMRSTVMLQVGLNDTSSKQSKSSITIETDKTGLLELYNNLEKIQSQLDSLK, from the exons ATGATTCTGTTGGATAAGTTTTTCCAg ATTGGATCTAACAAGGCGTTGAACAAGGATTTTATAATGACTTCTTGGATAACTCTGACGCCAAG GCTAAGAGAAGGCCTGGATATTATAGATAGAATTGATTCTGGTAAACTTCGTCTACTCGCATCTAGAATCTGCCAAAGCTTACAGACAAGTGTTGAAGGCAATGTGTTTAGTCCGAGTCAAGAGGAAAAATTGTCAGTTTCATTAGGGCTGAATAAAACAGAGTTGAGTTTACTTCTTGACACTACGACACTGATCTATGCGCAAGCTGCTTATTATGTTGTTAAGCCTGCTTTGATGGAATCTGACATGAAAGAAACATTCGCTATTCAAAACGAAAAAGCTGATGTACTCGTTCAGATCTGGGCTACCTACGCAAAGAGTATAGTTGATGAATTACtacaaaaatctattttcccAGTCCAG gttACAGAGATTAATTGGAATCTCAATGTCCAGTCTTCGTCCACGGTAATGGCTAAAGATATGCGTTCAACTGTAATGCTTCAAGTTGGGCTAAACGATACTTCGAGCAAGCagtcaaagtcatcgataacTATTGAAACCGACAAAACAGGCTTATTAGAACTGTAcaataatttagaaaagatCCAAAGCCAATTAGATTCCCTTAAATAA
- the LOC124413206 gene encoding protein FAM177A1-like yields MEPRITKEPRRVIHCSDGTLEEYSSEDESDGLKAKVELPVVDPKTLTWFPWIWYQTTWMGSKTLSACDYVGESLANFFGITSPKFQFEINEYYRMKAEEAEAQRKEDLEMGGWTENNRNNLVDKNTSSEQVENIQRF; encoded by the exons ATGGAACCCAGAATCACTAAGGAACCGAGAAGAGTGATCCATTGCTCGGATGGAACTCTAGAAGAATATTCCTCCGAAGATGAAAGTGATGGTCTGAAGGCAAAGGTTGAACTACCAGTCGTCGATCCT AAAACTCTGACTTGGTTTCCATGGATTTGGTATCAGACAACCTGGATGGGTAGTAAGACCTTGAGTGCTTGTGATTATGTTGGAGAATCCCTAGCAAACTTTTTTGGTATAACAAGcccaaaatttcaatttgaaattaacgAATACTACAGAATGAAAGCTGAAGAGGCTGAAGCACAACGGAAGGAAGACTTAGAAATGGGTGGTTGGACGGAGAACAATCGTAATAATCTTGTTGACAAGAATACTTCATCAGAACAGGTAGAAAATATTCAGAGATTttga